From bacterium, one genomic window encodes:
- the ppdK gene encoding pyruvate, phosphate dikinase → MEGKRVYFFGNHEAEGDGAQKELLGGKGANLAEMDRIGIPVPPGFTITTACCIDYLAAPVIPAALRTEVDAAIARIEKVMGKKYADPADPLLFSCRSGAKVSMPGMMDTVLNIGLNDETVRGLIARSGNERFAYDSYRRLLQMYGDVVMGVDGELFEHAIDALKAKRGVKLDTELGVADLQAMIAEFKAIIRKSAGRDFPTDPREQLWGSVEAVFRSWNTPRAVSYRNLNRLPHDMGTAVNVQTMVFGNMGTNSATGVAFTRDPSNGENFFYGEFLVDAQGEDVVAGTRTPQALNLQGRDRLPEGNPVRDLPTLEEVMPVAYATLCGIREKLEQHYRNMQDIEFTIQDGKLWMLQTRNGKRTGRAAVRIAAEMQTEGLMTPDQALLAVEPGHLDQLLHDQIDPAAGVVVLGKGLPASPGAAQGEIVFSAEAAVAAVKAGRRVVLVRRETSPEDIEGMNSAQGILTARGGMTSHAAVVARGMGKPCVAGCGDLVVDYQAASMAIGGRTFKAGDLLTIDGTTGQVIAGLVPLVAPSLDDPHLNRIMAWADERRTLGVRTNADTPHDARQGRTFGAAGIGLCRTEHMFFGEDRIKKMREMILADSEAGRRKALVKILPLQQADFEGIFEAMDGYPVTVRLLDPPLHEFLPTPDQQAEIAELAGELGATVAAVKHRIESLHEMNPMLGHRGCRLGLTYPEIYEVQVEAIIRAALAVKARGVDVRPEIMIPLVGTVRELKDMREMSVAIADRVMAEVGAKVDYLVGTMIEIPRAALLADKIALHADFFSFGTNDLTQMTFGYSRDDAGVFLPDYVRMGVLPSDPFQQLDQEGVGQLVAMAVERGRSSGRHLHLGICGEHGGDPSSVDFCHRVGLDYVSCSPFRVPIARLAAAHAAIRNG, encoded by the coding sequence ATGGAAGGCAAACGCGTCTATTTCTTCGGCAACCACGAGGCGGAGGGCGACGGCGCCCAGAAGGAACTGCTCGGCGGCAAGGGCGCCAACCTCGCCGAGATGGACCGCATCGGCATCCCGGTGCCGCCGGGGTTCACCATCACCACCGCTTGCTGCATCGACTACCTCGCCGCACCGGTGATCCCGGCCGCGCTGCGCACCGAGGTCGACGCGGCGATCGCCCGCATCGAGAAGGTCATGGGCAAGAAGTACGCCGACCCCGCCGACCCCCTGCTGTTCTCGTGCCGCTCGGGCGCCAAGGTCTCGATGCCGGGCATGATGGACACCGTCCTGAACATCGGCCTCAACGACGAGACGGTCCGCGGCCTGATCGCCCGCAGCGGCAACGAGCGCTTCGCCTACGACAGCTACCGCCGCCTGCTGCAGATGTACGGCGACGTGGTCATGGGCGTGGACGGCGAACTCTTCGAGCACGCCATCGACGCCCTCAAGGCGAAGCGCGGCGTGAAGCTCGACACCGAACTGGGCGTGGCGGACCTGCAGGCCATGATCGCCGAGTTCAAGGCCATCATCCGCAAGTCCGCGGGTCGCGACTTCCCGACCGATCCCCGCGAGCAGCTCTGGGGCAGCGTCGAGGCCGTCTTCCGCAGCTGGAACACGCCGCGCGCGGTCAGCTACCGCAACCTCAACCGCCTGCCGCACGACATGGGCACGGCCGTGAACGTCCAGACCATGGTCTTCGGCAACATGGGCACCAACTCCGCCACGGGCGTCGCCTTCACCCGCGACCCGTCCAACGGCGAGAACTTCTTCTACGGCGAGTTCCTGGTCGACGCCCAGGGCGAGGACGTCGTGGCGGGCACCCGCACGCCGCAGGCGCTGAACCTCCAGGGCCGCGACCGCCTGCCCGAGGGCAACCCGGTGCGCGACCTGCCCACGCTCGAGGAGGTCATGCCGGTGGCCTACGCGACGCTGTGCGGCATCCGCGAGAAGCTGGAGCAGCACTACCGCAACATGCAGGACATCGAGTTCACGATCCAGGACGGCAAGCTCTGGATGCTCCAGACCCGCAACGGCAAGCGCACCGGGCGCGCCGCCGTGCGCATCGCGGCCGAGATGCAGACCGAGGGCCTGATGACGCCGGACCAGGCGCTGCTGGCGGTCGAGCCCGGGCACCTCGACCAGCTGCTGCACGACCAGATCGACCCCGCGGCCGGTGTCGTGGTGCTGGGCAAGGGCCTGCCCGCGTCGCCCGGCGCCGCGCAGGGCGAGATCGTGTTCTCGGCCGAGGCCGCCGTGGCCGCGGTCAAGGCCGGTCGCCGGGTGGTGCTCGTGCGCCGCGAGACCAGTCCCGAAGACATCGAGGGCATGAACAGCGCCCAGGGCATCCTCACCGCCCGCGGCGGCATGACCAGCCACGCGGCCGTCGTGGCCCGCGGCATGGGCAAGCCCTGCGTCGCCGGCTGCGGCGACCTGGTCGTGGACTACCAGGCCGCGTCGATGGCCATCGGCGGCCGGACCTTCAAGGCCGGCGACCTGCTGACCATCGACGGCACCACCGGCCAGGTGATCGCCGGCCTGGTGCCGCTGGTCGCGCCCAGCCTCGACGACCCCCACCTGAACCGGATCATGGCCTGGGCCGACGAGCGCCGGACCCTGGGCGTGCGCACCAACGCCGACACGCCGCACGACGCGCGCCAGGGGCGCACCTTCGGCGCCGCGGGCATCGGCCTGTGCCGCACCGAGCACATGTTCTTCGGCGAGGACCGCATCAAGAAGATGCGCGAGATGATCCTGGCTGACAGCGAGGCGGGCCGCCGCAAGGCCCTGGTGAAGATCCTGCCGCTGCAGCAGGCCGACTTCGAGGGGATCTTCGAGGCCATGGACGGCTACCCCGTCACGGTGCGCCTGCTGGACCCGCCGCTGCACGAGTTCCTGCCCACGCCCGACCAGCAGGCCGAGATCGCGGAGCTCGCCGGGGAGCTGGGCGCCACCGTCGCCGCGGTCAAGCACCGCATCGAGTCGCTGCACGAGATGAACCCCATGCTCGGCCACCGCGGCTGCCGCCTGGGCCTGACCTACCCCGAGATCTACGAGGTGCAGGTCGAGGCCATCATCCGCGCCGCCCTGGCGGTCAAGGCCCGCGGCGTGGACGTCCGGCCGGAGATCATGATCCCCCTGGTGGGCACGGTGCGCGAGCTGAAGGACATGCGCGAGATGTCCGTGGCGATCGCCGACCGGGTGATGGCGGAGGTCGGCGCGAAGGTCGACTACCTCGTCGGCACCATGATCGAGATCCCGCGCGCCGCCCTGCTGGCGGACAAGATCGCGCTGCACGCCGACTTCTTCAGCTTCGGCACCAACGACCTGACCCAGATGACCTTCGGGTACAGCCGCGACGACGCCGGCGTTTTCCTGCCGGACTACGTGAGGATGGGCGTGCTGCCCTCGGACCCGTTCCAGCAGCTCGACCAGGAGGGCGTCGGCCAGCTCGTCGCCATGGCGGTCGAGCGCGGCCGCTCTTCCGGCCGGCACCTGCACCTGGGCATCTGCGGCGAGCACGGCGGCGACCCCAGCTCGGTCGACTTCTGCCACCGGGTGGGGCTGGACTACGTGAGCTGCTCACCGTTCCGCGTGCCCATCGCGCGCCTGGCGGCGGCCCACGCCGCCATCAGGAACGGTTGA